Proteins from a genomic interval of Diaphorobacter sp. HDW4A:
- a CDS encoding DMT family transporter has protein sequence MPTLTRRQLVLLVLLTVIWGLNWPVMKQGIAHFPPLTFRAISLVMGLPVIGLAVWLQKASFRIPREYWGALIKLAIPNVVLWHCLMILAIPNLSSGRAAILAYTMPIFSAVVGSLFFKDKLAGRGWLGVAAAALGVLLLLWHEMGSLGSRPFGVGLMLISALSWAVGTQLLRRTHMPVPLLTLAFWMIAIACCVLVTVAVIFEHDQWVTPDGPATFGILYNAFLALGFAQVTWFFLARTLPPVASTLSVMLIPVIGVFSGSVWLGEVLHWQDWTAVALMMVAIASVLWPARKS, from the coding sequence TGATCTGGGGTCTGAACTGGCCCGTGATGAAGCAAGGCATCGCACATTTCCCTCCGCTTACCTTCCGCGCAATCTCTTTGGTGATGGGCCTGCCCGTGATCGGTCTGGCCGTGTGGCTGCAAAAGGCGTCGTTTCGCATCCCGCGCGAATACTGGGGTGCGCTGATCAAGCTGGCCATTCCCAACGTGGTGCTCTGGCACTGCCTGATGATTCTGGCGATTCCCAATCTCTCGAGCGGCCGCGCGGCGATTCTGGCCTACACCATGCCGATCTTTTCGGCCGTGGTGGGCAGTCTGTTTTTCAAGGACAAGCTGGCCGGGCGTGGCTGGCTGGGCGTGGCAGCTGCCGCTTTAGGCGTGCTGCTGTTGCTCTGGCACGAAATGGGCTCGCTCGGCAGCCGTCCGTTCGGCGTGGGGCTGATGCTGATCTCGGCGCTGAGCTGGGCCGTGGGCACGCAGCTGCTGCGCCGCACACATATGCCCGTGCCGCTGCTCACGCTGGCGTTCTGGATGATTGCGATTGCCTGCTGCGTGCTGGTGACCGTGGCGGTGATCTTCGAGCACGACCAATGGGTGACGCCCGATGGGCCCGCCACCTTCGGCATCCTGTACAACGCGTTTCTTGCGCTGGGGTTTGCGCAGGTGACGTGGTTCTTTCTCGCACGCACGCTGCCGCCTGTGGCGTCAACGCTTAGCGTGATGTTGATTCCGGTGATCGGGGTGTTCAGCGGATCGGTGTGGCTTGGAGAGGTTCTCCACTGGCAGGATTGGACCGCCGTAGCACTCATGATGGTAGCCATCGCCTCCGTCCTCTGGCCTGCACGCAAGAGTTGA
- a CDS encoding FlgO family outer membrane protein: MKMIRSKIALVVAAASVLAGCSVFSPDPVAVRAEPTYKDANDNAFLNSSKDAVGKLLAGLAPDAVGPGPVLVATIVDVNDTGRAAPLGRTLSEQYATNMAMAGFNVKEVKLRGNVFVREGTGELMLSREVRDIARQHNAVMVLVGTYSPAAAYTYVSTKLVRTEDSRIIRAYDYALPMDRDVKRLLGAPR; this comes from the coding sequence ATGAAGATGATTCGCAGCAAGATCGCTCTCGTCGTCGCAGCGGCTTCCGTACTGGCAGGCTGTTCGGTCTTCAGTCCCGACCCCGTGGCCGTGCGCGCGGAGCCCACCTACAAAGACGCCAACGACAACGCCTTCCTGAACAGCAGCAAGGATGCCGTCGGCAAGCTTCTGGCTGGTCTGGCACCCGATGCCGTTGGCCCTGGCCCCGTGCTGGTCGCCACCATCGTGGACGTGAACGACACCGGCCGCGCTGCCCCGCTGGGTCGCACGCTGTCCGAGCAATATGCCACCAACATGGCGATGGCCGGTTTCAACGTCAAGGAAGTCAAGCTGCGCGGTAACGTGTTCGTGCGCGAAGGCACCGGCGAGCTGATGCTGTCGCGTGAAGTGCGCGACATCGCCCGCCAGCACAACGCCGTGATGGTGCTCGTGGGCACCTACTCGCCCGCAGCCGCCTACACCTACGTGAGCACCAAGCTCGTGCGCACCGAAGACAGCCGCATCATCCGCGCCTATGACTACGCCCTCCCCATGGACCGCGACGTCAAGCGCCTGCTGGGCGCGCCACGCTGA
- a CDS encoding phosphoglycerate kinase, producing MHILRFSDICAQGKASGQRVFIRADLNVPQDDSGKITEDTRIRASIPCIQMALDAGAAVMVTSHLGRPTEGEFKPEDSLAPVAKRMSELMGREIPVVSNWVDGVEVQPGQLVMLENCRLNKGEKKNNPELAQKMAQLCDIYVNDAFGTAHRAEGTTYGIAEYAKTACAGPLLAAEIDAITKALANPKRPLVAIVAGSKVSTKLTILQSLSKNVDGLIVGGGIANTFMLAAGLNIGKSLAELDLLGDAKAVIESMKARGAEVPIPTDVVVAKNFASDAVATVKKATDVADDDMILDIGPETAAKLAAQLKAAGTIVWNGPVGVFEFDQFANGTKVVAQAIAESSAFSIAGGGDTLAAIAKYGIEKDVGYISTGGGAFLEVLEGKTLPAFEILQKRAG from the coding sequence ATGCATATTCTTCGTTTCTCCGACATCTGCGCTCAGGGCAAGGCCTCCGGACAGCGCGTTTTCATTCGTGCCGATCTGAATGTTCCGCAAGACGATAGCGGCAAGATCACAGAAGATACGCGCATTCGTGCCTCGATTCCCTGCATTCAGATGGCGTTGGACGCTGGTGCCGCCGTGATGGTCACAAGCCATTTGGGCCGTCCCACCGAAGGCGAATTCAAGCCCGAAGACTCGCTGGCACCCGTCGCCAAGCGCATGTCCGAGCTCATGGGCCGCGAGATTCCCGTGGTCTCCAACTGGGTCGACGGCGTCGAGGTACAGCCCGGCCAACTCGTGATGCTGGAAAACTGCCGCCTCAACAAGGGCGAGAAGAAGAACAATCCAGAGCTGGCCCAGAAAATGGCCCAGCTCTGCGACATCTATGTGAACGACGCTTTCGGTACCGCCCACCGCGCCGAGGGCACGACCTACGGCATCGCCGAATACGCCAAGACCGCCTGCGCCGGCCCGCTGCTGGCCGCCGAAATCGACGCGATCACCAAGGCGCTGGCCAATCCCAAGCGCCCGCTGGTGGCCATCGTCGCGGGCTCCAAGGTCTCGACCAAACTGACCATTCTGCAAAGCCTGTCGAAGAACGTGGACGGCCTGATTGTGGGCGGCGGCATCGCCAACACCTTCATGCTGGCTGCGGGCCTCAACATCGGCAAGTCGCTGGCCGAGCTCGACCTGCTGGGTGACGCCAAGGCCGTGATCGAATCCATGAAGGCGCGCGGTGCCGAGGTGCCGATCCCGACCGACGTGGTGGTCGCCAAGAACTTCGCGTCCGATGCCGTCGCCACCGTCAAGAAGGCCACCGACGTGGCTGACGACGACATGATTCTGGACATCGGCCCCGAAACCGCCGCCAAGCTGGCCGCCCAGCTCAAGGCAGCAGGCACCATCGTCTGGAACGGCCCGGTTGGCGTGTTCGAGTTCGACCAGTTCGCCAACGGCACCAAGGTCGTGGCCCAGGCCATCGCCGAATCGAGCGCCTTCAGCATCGCCGGTGGTGGCGACACGCTGGCCGCCATCGCCAAGTACGGCATCGAGAAGGATGTCGGTTACATCTCCACCGGCGGCGGCGCATTCCTTGAAGTCCTGGAAGGCAAGACCCTGCCCGCCTTCGAGATTCTGCAGAAGCGCGCTGGCTGA
- a CDS encoding AzlD domain-containing protein yields MIWYTLEMIIATIGLAVITVVTRAFFMISDKELPMPEWLRRGLKYAPLAALSAVIVPELFMTQGQFIHTLMDARLPALAGAVIYYYTKRGILGTILVGMIIYLPLHIGLGW; encoded by the coding sequence ATGATCTGGTACACGCTTGAAATGATCATCGCGACGATTGGCCTCGCGGTCATCACCGTGGTCACCCGCGCGTTCTTCATGATTTCGGACAAGGAACTGCCCATGCCTGAATGGCTGCGGCGCGGCCTCAAGTACGCGCCGCTGGCCGCGCTCAGCGCCGTGATCGTCCCCGAGTTGTTCATGACGCAGGGCCAATTCATCCACACGCTAATGGATGCGCGCCTGCCCGCGCTCGCCGGAGCCGTGATCTATTACTACACCAAGCGCGGCATCCTCGGCACGATTCTGGTGGGCATGATCATCTATCTGCCGTTACACATCGGGCTCGGCTGGTAA
- a CDS encoding AzlC family ABC transporter permease yields MMKEPFFKLGVTDMMGTGIGIAAWGLVTGVAMVKSGLSVPLSIFMSLLIYAGSAQLAVLPLLVAGAPLWVIWLTAICVNLRFVIFSQMWRSYFHELPRKKRLLLAYFSGDVIFVGFMKRFPDPKPGPGQIAYFSGAASTNWMMWQIPSIAGMLLANAIPLSWGLGFAGVLALLGILLSMINDRFTVLATAVAGTAAVAAFALPLKMNILVAVVAAVAAGLMFESADRHMKRLKIRQTAEARLDEERKDADASSAPDEKSEERRP; encoded by the coding sequence ATGATGAAGGAGCCCTTCTTCAAGCTGGGCGTGACCGACATGATGGGCACCGGCATCGGCATTGCCGCCTGGGGCCTCGTGACCGGCGTCGCCATGGTCAAGAGTGGCCTATCGGTACCGCTTTCGATCTTCATGTCGCTGTTGATCTACGCAGGAAGCGCCCAATTGGCGGTACTGCCGCTGCTGGTCGCAGGAGCGCCACTCTGGGTGATCTGGCTCACCGCGATTTGCGTGAATCTGCGCTTTGTGATTTTCAGCCAGATGTGGCGCAGCTATTTTCATGAACTCCCACGCAAAAAGCGCCTTCTGCTTGCATATTTCAGCGGAGATGTCATTTTTGTCGGCTTCATGAAGCGTTTCCCCGATCCCAAGCCCGGCCCGGGCCAGATTGCCTATTTTTCAGGCGCGGCCTCGACTAACTGGATGATGTGGCAGATCCCGTCCATTGCAGGCATGTTGCTCGCCAATGCGATTCCGCTGTCCTGGGGCCTCGGCTTCGCCGGTGTGCTCGCGCTGCTCGGCATTCTGCTGTCGATGATCAACGACCGCTTCACCGTGCTCGCCACGGCAGTTGCCGGGACGGCGGCGGTGGCGGCGTTTGCACTGCCGCTCAAGATGAACATTCTGGTCGCCGTGGTCGCGGCCGTGGCGGCAGGCCTGATGTTCGAATCGGCGGACCGCCACATGAAGCGCCTCAAGATCCGCCAGACCGCCGAAGCCAGACTCGACGAGGAACGCAAGGACGCGGATGCCAGCTCTGCCCCCGACGAAAAGTCCGAGGAGCGCCGCCCATGA
- the fmt gene encoding methionyl-tRNA formyltransferase, giving the protein MKIVFAGTPEFAAVALKRLLAAGFEVPLVLTQPDRPAGRGMKLQASPVKQCALEHDIPVSQPRSLRLDGKYPEDAAAAKEVLLANDADCMVVAAYGLILPQWVLDLPRLGCLNIHASLLPRWRGAAPIHRAIEAGDAETGVTIMQMDAGLDTGDMLLVEALTISNQDTTATLHDKLAELGGRLIVEALEIAACGNLTRVKQPETGVTYAHKIEKAESAIDWNESAEVIARRVRAFDPFPAASTTFNGETIKVWAATPLEMESDTTTQAQWRANAQNSRVGQILDIGTDGIDVVCGKGTVLRLTALQRAGGKRLAFADFLRGFVLNSGNVLGSDQPTA; this is encoded by the coding sequence ATGAAGATCGTTTTTGCCGGAACCCCCGAATTCGCAGCCGTGGCGCTCAAGCGCCTGCTCGCCGCCGGGTTCGAGGTGCCGCTGGTGCTCACCCAGCCCGACCGCCCCGCCGGACGTGGCATGAAGCTGCAGGCCTCGCCCGTCAAGCAATGTGCGCTCGAGCATGATATCCCCGTGAGCCAGCCGCGCAGCCTGCGCCTTGACGGCAAGTACCCCGAAGATGCCGCTGCCGCCAAGGAAGTCCTGCTTGCCAACGACGCGGACTGCATGGTCGTGGCCGCCTATGGCCTGATCCTGCCGCAATGGGTGCTGGACCTGCCGCGCCTTGGTTGCCTGAACATTCACGCTAGCTTGTTGCCGCGCTGGCGCGGCGCGGCACCGATCCACCGCGCCATCGAGGCGGGCGATGCCGAGACCGGCGTGACCATCATGCAGATGGACGCGGGCCTCGACACCGGCGACATGCTGCTCGTCGAAGCACTGACGATCTCGAATCAAGACACCACCGCCACGCTGCACGACAAGCTGGCCGAGCTCGGCGGCCGTCTGATCGTCGAAGCACTCGAGATCGCCGCCTGCGGCAACCTGACCCGCGTCAAGCAACCTGAGACGGGTGTGACCTACGCGCACAAGATCGAAAAGGCCGAAAGCGCTATCGACTGGAATGAATCCGCAGAGGTGATCGCACGCCGCGTGCGCGCCTTCGACCCGTTCCCCGCCGCCTCAACCACGTTCAATGGAGAGACGATCAAGGTCTGGGCTGCAACGCCGTTGGAAATGGAATCCGATACCACCACGCAAGCGCAGTGGCGAGCAAACGCGCAGAATTCACGCGTTGGTCAAATTCTGGACATTGGCACAGACGGCATCGATGTCGTCTGCGGCAAAGGCACCGTGCTGCGGCTGACGGCTTTGCAACGCGCTGGCGGCAAACGGCTTGCTTTTGCCGACTTTCTGCGTGGTTTCGTACTCAACAGCGGCAATGTTCTGGGATCCGATCAACCCACGGCCTGA
- the def gene encoding peptide deformylase gives MAILPILCYPDPRLHKVAKPVEGVDERVRAILDDMLATMYDANGIGLAATQVDIHERIVVIDVSEDRDQPMVLINPEITWYSDEKLVGDEGCLSVPGIYDGVQRSAQVHVRATDRDGQTRVIEAEGLLAVCVQHELDHLLGKVFVEYLSPLKRNRIKTKLLKLKKNEERE, from the coding sequence ATGGCAATTCTTCCCATTCTCTGTTACCCCGACCCTCGGCTGCACAAGGTCGCCAAGCCTGTTGAAGGCGTGGACGAGCGCGTGCGCGCGATCCTCGACGACATGCTCGCGACCATGTACGACGCCAACGGTATCGGACTTGCGGCCACGCAGGTGGACATCCACGAACGCATCGTCGTGATCGACGTCTCCGAGGACCGTGACCAGCCCATGGTGCTGATCAACCCCGAGATCACTTGGTACAGCGACGAGAAACTGGTCGGCGACGAGGGCTGCCTGTCCGTGCCCGGCATCTACGACGGCGTCCAGCGCTCGGCGCAGGTCCATGTGCGCGCCACCGACCGCGACGGCCAGACCCGCGTGATCGAGGCCGAGGGCCTGCTCGCAGTGTGTGTTCAGCACGAACTCGACCACCTGCTCGGCAAAGTGTTCGTCGAATACCTCTCACCGCTCAAGCGCAACCGCATCAAGACCAAGCTGCTCAAACTGAAGAAGAACGAGGAACGCGAATGA